A DNA window from Pyrus communis chromosome 3, drPyrComm1.1, whole genome shotgun sequence contains the following coding sequences:
- the LOC137728477 gene encoding uncharacterized protein: protein MDPHVLERALEECGDDIDAAIKRLHELCLGSGEETSASVDLEQTADTIANGVLANDEVAATMDNPSNLPADGAEWVELFIREMMSANSVDDARSRAAKFLHDLEKSISARAGAEVAKSFEKENMMMKQHIEGLVRENTILKRAVAIQHERLKEYVERNREFQHVKQLVSQYQEQCRTLEVNNYALTMHLKQAEQSNNSIPGHLNPHIF from the coding sequence ATGGACCCTCACGTTCTCGAGAGGGCATTGGAAGAATGTGGTGACGATATTGATGCGGCCATCAAGAGGCTGCATGAGCTCTGCCTAGGATCCGGGGAGGAGACTTCCGCATCTGTTGATCTTGAACAAACAGCTGATACTATAGCTAACGGTGTATTGGCTAATGATGAAGTTGCAGCCACTATGGATAATCCAAGCAACTTGCCTGCAGATGGTGCGGAATGGGTTGAATTGTTTATAAGGGAAATGATGAGTGCCAATAGCGTGGATGATGCTAGGTCTCGTGCTGCTAAATTTCTACACGATTTAGAAAAATCAATCAGTGCACGCGCTGGTGCTGAAGTAGCCAAAAGTTTCGAAAAGGAAAATATGATGATGAAACAACATATTGAAGGACTGGTGCGGGAGAATACTATCCTGAAACGGGCTGTGGCTATCCAGCACGAACGTTTGAAAGAATATGTAGAGAGGAACCGGGAATTCCAGCATGTGAAGCAGCTTGTGTCCCAATATCAAGAGCAGTGTAGAACGCTAGAGGTGAACAACTATGCCTTGACAATGCATCTAAAGCAGGCTGAGCAAAGCAACAACTCCATCCCTGGACATTTGAATCCTCATATCTTCTAA
- the LOC137727745 gene encoding F-box protein At2g26160-like — MEEASTSVAGWAWLPADVLGLILEKLIPISDYIRFTAVCKHWKSAALHHKQHRLVKSRPNQLPMLMVPTKDSSNKGRSLYSVTRGKTYGFELHVPYSKRCCGSSHGWLACVDDKLVVTLLNPFTGRTLRLPPVPASASRARAFFRCDYYINKVVLSANPSLFPNDYEAVVIYDGYGKRIAHIKSGDEAWTCIDQVIGFDDVIYYKGQFLAVSLDGSVFSINVSSDQTAKPHVSVVVPMSPGTDNKTYLAQSSRGDLLLIRKFQRLTYCKRFVKSLSFNFKVFKLFSSYEDRPQLVEVESIGNDALFLGTNQSMCVSASDFQGCRPNSIYFADDCVDVACHKPKGPQDMGVFDIENKSMGRHYCLDRSQKHMPPAIWILPTMV; from the exons ATGGAAGAAGCGTCGACCTCAGTCGCAGGCTGGGCATGGCTTCCGGCCGACGTTCTGGGTTTGATACTAGAAAAGTTGATACCCATCTCTGACTATATCCGGTTTACTGCAGTTTGCAAGCATTGGAAATCAGCTGCGTTACATCACAAGCAGCATCGCCTCGTCAAATCACGGCCCAACCAGCTTCCAATGCTGATGGTTCCGACTAAGGACAGCAGCAACAAAGGGCGTTCCCTGTATAGCGTCACACGAGGTAAGACTTACGGGTTTGAGTTGCATGTGCCTTATAGTAAGAGGTGCTGCGGTTCTTCCCACGGTTGGTTGGCTTGTGTCGATGACAAGTTGGTAGTAACCCTCTTAAACCCTTTTACCGGGCGTACCCTTAGGCTTCCTCCCGTCCCCGCATCCGCGTCTAGAGCAAGGGCTTTTTTTAGATGTGATTACTACATTAACAAGGTTGTATTATCTGCTAACCCTTCGTTGTTTCCAAATGATTATGAAGCTGTGGTCATCTATGATGGTTATGGAAAACGAATAGCACATATTAAGTCAGGGGATGAAGCTTGGACTTGCATCGATCAAGTGATCGGATTCGATGATGTGATTTATTATAAAGGTCAGTTTCTAGCTGTTAGTTTGGATGGCAGTGTTTTTTCGATTAATGTTAGTAGTGACCAAACTGCTAAACCCCATGTAAGCGTTGTTGTACCGATGTCTCCTGGCACTGATAACAAAACATACCTAGCGCAATCGTCCCGGGGAGATCTATTGCTGATTAGGAAGTTCCAGAGATTGACTTATTGTAAGCGCTTTGTGAAGTCTTTGAGCTTCAa CTTCAAGGTTTTTAAGCTGTTCTCTTCTTATGAGGATAGACCCCAATTGGTTGAGGTTGAGAGTATCGGAAACGATGCTTTGTTTTTGGGTACAAATCAATCAATGTGTGTCTCTGCCTCGGACTTTCAAGGGTGTCGGCCAAATTCCATATACTTCGCCGATGATTGTGTTGATGTTGCTTGTCATAAACCTAAAGGGCCTCAAGACATGGGTGTCTTCGACATAGAAAACAAAAGCATGGGAAGGCATTACTGCTTGGATCGTTCACAGAAACACATGCCGCCAGCAATTTGGATTTTGCCCACCATGGTGTGA
- the LOC137729382 gene encoding glycine cleavage system H protein 2, mitochondrial-like, producing the protein MASRLLWASRAASYLRIQTTHRGFASVVKDFKYADSHEWVKVDGNSATVGITDHAQDHLGDVVYVELPEVGASVKQGEGFGAVESVKATSDVYSPVSGKVVEVNEELSNSPGLVNASPYEEGWIMKVEISDSGELNKLLDSEKYTKFCEEEDAH; encoded by the exons ATGGCTTCAAGGTTGCTGTGGGCTTCAAGGGCTGCTTCCTACCTCAGAATCCAAACCACCCATAGAGGGTTTGCTTCTG TTGTGAAGGATTTCAAGTATGCCGATTCTCATGAGTGGGTTAAGGTTGATGGAAACTCTGCAACTGTTGGAATAACCGATCATGCTCAAGATCATTTAGGTGATGTTGTGTATGTTGAGTTGCCAGAAGTGGGGGCTTCTGTGAAGCAGGGTGAAGGCTTTGGAGCAGTCGAAAGTGTCAAAGCAACCAGTGATGTTTACTCTCCCGTATCAGGGAAAGTGGTTGAAGTCAATGAAGAGCTTAGCAACTCCCCTGGTTTG GTCAACGCAAGCCCATACGAGGAAGGATGGATAATGAAAGTTGAGATCAGCGATAGTGGTGAACTGAATAAGTTGTTGGACTCAGAAAAGTACACCAAGTTttgtgaagaagaagatgcacaTTGA
- the LOC137730057 gene encoding pentatricopeptide repeat-containing protein At2g35130 isoform X2: protein MLIAERAISYIFVAPRSCKSDARWKAKSSSSRAVEKSKGDGLYIDKRGKFRSFNNKKLSRKRCGSLRGRGWKYGSGFVDGVFPVMSPTGQQILDFVQKEVDQNSIWEILDTLPASHTIWDDIINVAVQLRLNKQWGSIILICEWILYKSSFKPDVICYNLLIDAYGQKSQHKDAESTYLELLEARCVPTEDTYALLLKAFCKSGLFDKAEAIFGEMRKYGLPPSAIVFDAYINGLLKGGNPQKAVEIFQRMKRDQCQPSTETYTMLINLYGRERKSFMALKLFQEMKRQKCRPNICTYTALVNAFARDGLCEKAEEIFEQMQEAGYEPDVYAYNALMEAYSRAGFPYGAAEIFSLMQHMGCEPDRASYNIMVDAYGRAGLHEDAQAAFEEMKRLGITPTVKSHMLLLSAYSKAGNVSKCEDIVNQMQESGLELDTFVINSMLNLYGRLGQLEKMEEVLTAMETGPYAADISTYNILINIYGRAGFFDKMEELFQSLPLKNLKPDVVTWTSRLGAYSRKKLYTRCLEIFEEMIDAGCYPDAGTARVLLGACSSDDQTEQVSTVIRTMHKEVRTVLPI from the exons AT GTTGATCGCTGAACGCGCCATTAGTTATATTTTTGTTGCGCCAAGAAGCTGCAAGAGTGATGCAAGATGGAAAGCCAAGAGTTCCAGTAGTAGAGCTGTTGAGAAGAGCAAGGGCGACGGACTTTACATTGACAAACGCGGAAAATTCAGAAGCTTCAATAACAAGAAACTGTCTAGGAAACGAT GTGGTTCTCTAAGGGGCCGGGGATGGAAATATGGATCGGGGTTTGTGGACGGAGTTTTCCCTGTGATGAGCCCCACTGGTCAGCAGATTCTGGACTTTGTACAGAAGGAAGTCGATCAAAACAGTATTTGGGAAATTCTTGACACCCTTCCAGCCTCTCACACCATATGGGACGATATCATTAACGTAGCTGTTCAGCTTCGTCTCAACAAACAGTGGGGTTCCATAATCTTG ATATGTGAGTGGATATTGTACAAGAGCTCCTTCAAGCCAGATGTCATCTGCTACAATTTGCTTATCGACGCTTATGGGCAGAAGTCGCAACATAAAGATGCAGAATCGACATATTTGGAACTTCTTGAAGCTCGATGCGTACCTACTGAAGACACCTATGCTCTTCTTTTAAAGGCCTTCtgcaagtctgggttgttcgaTAAGGCTGAAGCCATCTTTGGCGAAATGCGGAAGTATGGTCTTCCACCAA GTGCAATCGTGTTCGATGCTTACATTAACGGGTTACTAAAAGGCGGAAACCCTCAAAAAGCAGTAGAGATCTTTCAGAGGATGAAGAGAGATCAATGCCAGCCATCTACTGAGACGTATACGATGCTAATCAATTTATACGGAAGG GAAAGGAAATCTTTTATGGCTCTAAAGCTGTTTCAAGAAATGAAAAGGCAGAAATGTAGACCCAACATATGCACGTATACAGCTTTGGTAAATGCATTTGCGAGGGACGGACTTTGTGAGAAAGCGGAAGAAATTTTTGAGCAGATGCAAGAAGCAGGGTATGAGCCTGATGTGTATGCGTACAATGCCCTTATGGAAGCTTACAG TCGTGCAGGGTTTCCTTACGGAGCTGCAGAAATTTTCTCTCTAATGCAGCACATGGGATGTGAACCCGATAGAGCTTCGTATAATATCATGGTAGATGCATATGGGAGAGCTGGCCTTCATGAAG ATGCACAAGCTGCGTTTGAAGAGATGAAGCGGTTAGGAATAACCCCGACAGTGAAATCCCATATGCTACTTTTATCCGCCTACTCCAAAGCTGGCAACGTATCAAAATGCGAGGACATTGTGAACCAGATGCAAGAGTCCGGGTTGGAGCTAGACACTTTCGTCATTAACAGCATGTTAAATCTGTATGGCCGGTTAGGCCAGTTAGAAAAGATGGAAGAAGTTTTGACAGCAATGGAAACAGGACCCTACGCAGCTGATATCAGTACGTACAACATCTTGATTAACATATATGGACGGGCAGGATTTTTCGACAAGATGGAAGAGCTGTTTCAGTCGCTTCCACTCAAAAACTTGAAACCGGATGTTGTGACATGGACTTCGCGTCTTGGAGCATACTCGAGAAAGAAACTATACACCAGATGCTTGGAAATTTTCGAAGAAATGATTGATGCCGGTTGCTATCCAGATGCCGGAACTGCCAGGGTACTTCTTGGAGCGTGTTCAAGCGACGATCAAACCGAGCAGGTTAGTACTGTTATTAGAACTATGCACAAGGAGGTCAGGACTGTTTTACCTATCTGA
- the LOC137730057 gene encoding pentatricopeptide repeat-containing protein At2g35130 isoform X1, with the protein MHRLIAERAISYIFVAPRSCKSDARWKAKSSSSRAVEKSKGDGLYIDKRGKFRSFNNKKLSRKRCGSLRGRGWKYGSGFVDGVFPVMSPTGQQILDFVQKEVDQNSIWEILDTLPASHTIWDDIINVAVQLRLNKQWGSIILICEWILYKSSFKPDVICYNLLIDAYGQKSQHKDAESTYLELLEARCVPTEDTYALLLKAFCKSGLFDKAEAIFGEMRKYGLPPSAIVFDAYINGLLKGGNPQKAVEIFQRMKRDQCQPSTETYTMLINLYGRERKSFMALKLFQEMKRQKCRPNICTYTALVNAFARDGLCEKAEEIFEQMQEAGYEPDVYAYNALMEAYSRAGFPYGAAEIFSLMQHMGCEPDRASYNIMVDAYGRAGLHEDAQAAFEEMKRLGITPTVKSHMLLLSAYSKAGNVSKCEDIVNQMQESGLELDTFVINSMLNLYGRLGQLEKMEEVLTAMETGPYAADISTYNILINIYGRAGFFDKMEELFQSLPLKNLKPDVVTWTSRLGAYSRKKLYTRCLEIFEEMIDAGCYPDAGTARVLLGACSSDDQTEQVSTVIRTMHKEVRTVLPI; encoded by the exons ATGCATAGGTTGATCGCTGAACGCGCCATTAGTTATATTTTTGTTGCGCCAAGAAGCTGCAAGAGTGATGCAAGATGGAAAGCCAAGAGTTCCAGTAGTAGAGCTGTTGAGAAGAGCAAGGGCGACGGACTTTACATTGACAAACGCGGAAAATTCAGAAGCTTCAATAACAAGAAACTGTCTAGGAAACGAT GTGGTTCTCTAAGGGGCCGGGGATGGAAATATGGATCGGGGTTTGTGGACGGAGTTTTCCCTGTGATGAGCCCCACTGGTCAGCAGATTCTGGACTTTGTACAGAAGGAAGTCGATCAAAACAGTATTTGGGAAATTCTTGACACCCTTCCAGCCTCTCACACCATATGGGACGATATCATTAACGTAGCTGTTCAGCTTCGTCTCAACAAACAGTGGGGTTCCATAATCTTG ATATGTGAGTGGATATTGTACAAGAGCTCCTTCAAGCCAGATGTCATCTGCTACAATTTGCTTATCGACGCTTATGGGCAGAAGTCGCAACATAAAGATGCAGAATCGACATATTTGGAACTTCTTGAAGCTCGATGCGTACCTACTGAAGACACCTATGCTCTTCTTTTAAAGGCCTTCtgcaagtctgggttgttcgaTAAGGCTGAAGCCATCTTTGGCGAAATGCGGAAGTATGGTCTTCCACCAA GTGCAATCGTGTTCGATGCTTACATTAACGGGTTACTAAAAGGCGGAAACCCTCAAAAAGCAGTAGAGATCTTTCAGAGGATGAAGAGAGATCAATGCCAGCCATCTACTGAGACGTATACGATGCTAATCAATTTATACGGAAGG GAAAGGAAATCTTTTATGGCTCTAAAGCTGTTTCAAGAAATGAAAAGGCAGAAATGTAGACCCAACATATGCACGTATACAGCTTTGGTAAATGCATTTGCGAGGGACGGACTTTGTGAGAAAGCGGAAGAAATTTTTGAGCAGATGCAAGAAGCAGGGTATGAGCCTGATGTGTATGCGTACAATGCCCTTATGGAAGCTTACAG TCGTGCAGGGTTTCCTTACGGAGCTGCAGAAATTTTCTCTCTAATGCAGCACATGGGATGTGAACCCGATAGAGCTTCGTATAATATCATGGTAGATGCATATGGGAGAGCTGGCCTTCATGAAG ATGCACAAGCTGCGTTTGAAGAGATGAAGCGGTTAGGAATAACCCCGACAGTGAAATCCCATATGCTACTTTTATCCGCCTACTCCAAAGCTGGCAACGTATCAAAATGCGAGGACATTGTGAACCAGATGCAAGAGTCCGGGTTGGAGCTAGACACTTTCGTCATTAACAGCATGTTAAATCTGTATGGCCGGTTAGGCCAGTTAGAAAAGATGGAAGAAGTTTTGACAGCAATGGAAACAGGACCCTACGCAGCTGATATCAGTACGTACAACATCTTGATTAACATATATGGACGGGCAGGATTTTTCGACAAGATGGAAGAGCTGTTTCAGTCGCTTCCACTCAAAAACTTGAAACCGGATGTTGTGACATGGACTTCGCGTCTTGGAGCATACTCGAGAAAGAAACTATACACCAGATGCTTGGAAATTTTCGAAGAAATGATTGATGCCGGTTGCTATCCAGATGCCGGAACTGCCAGGGTACTTCTTGGAGCGTGTTCAAGCGACGATCAAACCGAGCAGGTTAGTACTGTTATTAGAACTATGCACAAGGAGGTCAGGACTGTTTTACCTATCTGA
- the LOC137727793 gene encoding proteasome subunit alpha type-2-B, producing the protein MGDSQYSFSLTTFSPSGKLVQIEHALTAVGSGQTSLGIKAANGVVIATEKKLPSILVDEASVQKIQSLTPNIGLVYSGMGPDFRVLVRKSRKQAEQYHRLYKEPIPVTQLVRETAAVMQEFTQSGGVRPFGVSLLVAGFDDSGPQLYQVDPSGSYFSWKASAMGKNVSNAKTFLEKRYTEDMELDDAVHTAILTLKEGFEGQISGKNIEIGIIGTDKKFRVLTPAEIEDYLAEVE; encoded by the exons ATGGGAGACAGCCAATACTCGTTTTCTCTCACCACTTTCag TCCTTCAGGGAAGCTAGTGCAGATCGAGCATGCTTTGACGGCAGTCGGGTCTGGCCAAACCTCTCTGGGGATCAAAG CTGCTAATGGGGTTGTTATTGCGACCGAGAAGAAGCTACCTTCAATCTTGGTTGATGAAGCATCC GTTCAAAAAATACAGAGTTTGACGCCAAATATTGGACTTGTTTACAG TGGCATGGGTCCTGATTTTCGAGTCTTGGTTCGAAAAAGCAGGAAGCAGGCAGAACAGTATCACAGATTATATAAG GAACCTATCCCTGTTACTCAACTTGTGAGGGAAACTGCAGCTGTTATGCAGGAGTTCACTCAATCTGG TGGTGTAAGGCCATTCGGAGTATCTCTTCTGGTGGCTGGGTTTGATGACAGCGGTCCCCAACTATACCAG GTTGATCCTTCGGGTTCATATTTCTCGTGGAAAGCATCTGCAATGGGGAAGAATGTCTCAAATGCAAAAACTTTTCTTGAGAAGAG GTATACTGAAGATATGGAGCTTGATGATGCTGTGCACACGGCTATTTTGACTTTGAAGGAGGG ATTTGAAGGACAAATCTCAGGAAAAAACATTGAGATTGGGATAATTGGCACAGACAAAAAGTTCAG AGTGCTAACCCCAGCAGAGATTGAAGATTATTTGGCTGAGGTGGAGTAG
- the LOC137727794 gene encoding proteasome subunit alpha type-5 gives MFLTRTEYDRGVNTFSPEGRLFQVEYAIEAIKLGSTAIGLKMKEGVVLAVEKRITSPLLEPSSVEKIMEIDDHIGCAMSGLIADARTLVEHARVETQNHRFSYGEPMTVESTTQALCDLALRFGEGDEESMSRPFGVSLLIAGHDEHGPSLYYTDPSGTFWQCNAKAIGSGSEGADSSLQEQYNKDLTLQEAETIALSILKQVMEEKVTPNNVDIAKVSPTYHLYTPAEVEAVIARL, from the exons ATGTTTCTCACAAG GACTGAGTATGACAGAGGAGTAAACACTTTCTCCCCCGAAGGCAGGTTGTTTCAGGTTGAGTATGCCATTGAGGCCATCAAG CTGGGTTCGACTGCAATTGGCCTGAAGATGAAAGAAGGTGTTGTGCTTGCTGTGGAGAAGCGTATTACTTCGCCTTTGCTG GAACCCAGCagtgttgagaaaattatggaAATTGATGACCATATAGGATGTGCCATGAGTGGACTCATTGCTGATGCTCGTACACTTGTTGAAcatgcacgagttgaaactcaA AATCATAGGTTCTCCTATGGTGAGCCAATGACTGTGGAGTCTACAACACAAGCTCTCTGTGATCTTGCCCTAAGATTTGGTGAAGGTGATGAAGAGTCCATG TCTCGACCATTTGGGGTATCTCTCCTAATTGCTGGTCATGATGAGCACGGGCCCAGCTT GTACTACACTGATCCATCTGGCACATTTTGGCAATGCAATGCAAAAGCTATTGGTTCAGGTTCAGAAGGTGCAGACAGCTCTCTTCAAGAGCAATACAACAAG GACCTGACTCTTCAAGAAGCTGAGACAATTGCTCTGTCTATCCTTAAGCAAGTTATGGAAGAAAAG GTGACACCCAACAATGTCGATATCGCAAAGGTTTCTCCAACGTATCATCTGTATACCCCTGCTGAGGTGGAGGCCGTCATTGCTCGCCTATAA